The Chryseobacterium nakagawai genome has a segment encoding these proteins:
- a CDS encoding phytase, with the protein MKKIIYYISAFAIFPLVIGCKGQNQLGEKLKPTVITETVVHDTDDPAIWINPQDASKSIIIGTDKDTDGGLYAFDLNGKIIHKVSGLKRPNNVDIEYGFVLNGKKTDIAAVTERETNKIKLYSLPELKEVGEISVFDGETERGPMGVSMYKNPETGEIYVIAGRKSGPKDGYLWQYKLSEKGGRITGDVVRKFGKYSGLKEIESIAVDDELGYIYYSDEQFGVHQYYADPEKGNEELLVFGQGDFKSDVEGISIYPTSKGKGYILVSDQQNDTFNVYLRENPAKGRIVAIPVSTLESDGSEVTNVNLGPKFPKGVFVAMSNGRVFHLYDWRMIEERIQAAVKAKQTK; encoded by the coding sequence ATGAAAAAGATAATATATTATATATCAGCATTTGCCATTTTTCCTTTGGTGATAGGCTGTAAAGGACAAAATCAATTAGGAGAAAAATTAAAACCAACCGTTATTACAGAAACTGTGGTTCATGATACCGATGATCCGGCCATCTGGATCAATCCTCAGGATGCTTCAAAAAGTATCATCATAGGAACAGATAAAGATACGGATGGCGGACTGTATGCTTTTGATCTGAATGGTAAAATCATCCATAAAGTTTCAGGTCTTAAACGTCCTAATAATGTGGATATTGAATACGGTTTTGTTTTAAACGGAAAGAAAACAGACATTGCAGCCGTTACCGAGCGGGAAACGAATAAAATAAAGCTTTACTCTCTTCCTGAATTGAAGGAAGTGGGTGAAATTTCTGTATTTGACGGAGAAACAGAACGTGGCCCAATGGGAGTATCCATGTATAAAAACCCGGAAACAGGAGAAATTTATGTGATTGCAGGAAGAAAATCCGGACCAAAGGATGGCTATCTATGGCAGTATAAGCTTTCAGAAAAAGGAGGAAGAATCACTGGAGATGTTGTCCGTAAATTTGGAAAATACAGCGGATTGAAGGAGATTGAAAGTATCGCAGTAGATGATGAACTGGGATATATTTATTATTCTGATGAACAGTTTGGCGTTCACCAATATTATGCAGATCCGGAAAAAGGAAATGAAGAACTTCTTGTTTTCGGGCAAGGTGATTTTAAATCTGATGTGGAAGGGATCTCAATCTATCCTACCTCAAAAGGAAAGGGATACATTTTGGTTTCCGATCAGCAGAATGATACCTTCAATGTCTATCTAAGAGAAAATCCGGCTAAAGGGAGAATTGTCGCTATTCCTGTTTCTACCCTTGAAAGTGATGGTTCTGAAGTTACGAATGTTAATTTAGGCCCCAAATTTCCGAAAGGTGTGTTTGTAGCCATGAGCAATGGCCGGGTATTTCATTTGTATGACTGGAGAATGATTGAAGAAAGAATTCAGGCAGCTGTAAAAGCAAAACAAACAAAATGA
- a CDS encoding TonB-dependent receptor, giving the protein MKKIFTSVWLCASIFFYAQTGTLSGNINDDAKIALPGAKISLYPGNIYTTSDEHGNFVFLNVPPGNYTMKVDYLGYGIHQYNVIVESEKNTKQNIIFDKKETSIGEIVVSGATLKNQARALNKQKNNANITNVISADQIGRFPDANIGDALKRVPGITIQNDQGEARNLIIRGLAPNLNSVTLNGDRIPSAEGDNRNVQMDLIPSDMISTIEVNKTLTPDMDADAIGGSVNLITRASPNGQRISATLAGGYNPIREKGNYTAGFVYGNRFLNKKLGAVFSFSYNNNNFGSDNIEPVWSQANDKAQTAYISKMGVRSYNEHRIRHSFDLNMDYEFNSKNKIYASAMYNFRNDKENRFALGYKIKPVYNADESEIIDWKGSITRQNKGGDAHNDNTRLEKQKVQNYALRGEHLLGSKIDLDWSMNYATASEDKPHQRYIEFENSKMSFSPDLSNPRVPMFNLLAADNLGSYKLSDLSDANSFTQEKEFGAKVNVRFPFSVIEGQKGRLRTGARIRLKEKERENDFYTFTPTSSMGSLLSVPTQYLDGHNFQPGNYVPGAFVDPAYLGGLDLFNPVLFNGKSKPSKFLSNNYSAKEQIYAGYIRWDQDFNDKLSMIVGARVETTKIDYTGNYVMNESNLVGKINNTNTYTNVLPNISFKYVPVQDLVLRAAFTTALARPNYYSLVPYLNVISEDEIVSAGNPNLKATYAYNFDFMAEKYFKSVGILSGGIFYKNLKDFIYTFSRRNYTANDFANDFAGQSNPIPAGESNWKFTQQRNGDNVSIYGFEVALQRQLDFIPGAFWKGMGIYVNYTYTHSKAKGITNDEGIERTDVGFPGAAPHMFNGSLSWENKRFSARVSMNYASHYIDELGGKAFDDRYYDKQFFLDANASYKITSQLRVFAEANNLTNQPLRYYQGIPSRTAQAEYYRPRFTLGVKFDF; this is encoded by the coding sequence GTGAAGAAAATTTTTACATCTGTTTGGCTTTGTGCTTCCATTTTTTTCTATGCACAAACCGGTACTCTTTCCGGAAACATAAACGACGACGCTAAGATCGCCCTGCCTGGAGCCAAAATCTCCTTATATCCGGGAAACATATACACCACCTCTGATGAGCATGGAAATTTCGTTTTCCTGAATGTTCCTCCCGGAAATTACACCATGAAGGTAGATTACCTTGGATACGGAATCCATCAATATAATGTAATTGTAGAATCTGAAAAAAATACAAAACAAAATATCATTTTTGATAAAAAGGAAACAAGTATTGGTGAAATTGTGGTTTCCGGAGCTACGTTGAAGAACCAGGCAAGAGCGTTAAACAAACAAAAGAACAATGCCAATATTACCAATGTAATCTCTGCCGATCAGATCGGACGCTTTCCTGATGCCAATATCGGAGATGCGCTAAAGCGTGTTCCGGGGATTACCATACAGAACGATCAGGGTGAAGCCAGGAACCTTATTATCAGAGGCCTAGCTCCCAATCTGAACTCTGTAACTTTAAATGGTGACAGAATTCCTTCTGCTGAAGGGGATAACCGTAATGTACAGATGGACCTGATCCCTTCTGATATGATTTCCACCATTGAAGTCAATAAAACGCTTACTCCTGATATGGATGCTGATGCCATTGGAGGTTCTGTTAACCTGATTACCAGAGCTTCCCCTAATGGACAAAGAATATCTGCAACATTGGCTGGAGGATACAATCCCATTCGAGAAAAAGGAAATTATACTGCAGGATTTGTCTATGGGAATCGTTTTCTGAACAAAAAACTGGGAGCAGTATTCAGTTTTTCCTATAACAATAATAATTTTGGTTCAGACAATATAGAACCTGTATGGAGCCAGGCTAATGATAAGGCCCAAACTGCTTATATAAGTAAAATGGGGGTGCGTTCTTATAATGAACACCGGATCAGACATAGTTTTGACCTGAATATGGATTATGAGTTCAATTCTAAAAACAAAATCTATGCTTCTGCGATGTACAATTTCAGAAATGACAAGGAAAACAGATTCGCATTAGGATATAAAATAAAGCCGGTTTACAATGCTGACGAATCCGAAATTATAGATTGGAAAGGCAGTATTACAAGACAAAACAAAGGTGGAGATGCTCACAATGACAATACCCGCCTTGAAAAGCAAAAAGTTCAGAATTATGCCTTAAGAGGGGAACATCTACTGGGTTCTAAAATAGATCTTGACTGGTCTATGAATTATGCTACAGCCAGTGAAGATAAGCCTCATCAACGTTATATTGAATTCGAAAACAGTAAAATGAGCTTCTCTCCGGACCTTAGTAATCCAAGAGTTCCCATGTTCAATCTTCTTGCAGCAGATAATCTGGGAAGCTATAAACTCAGTGACCTTTCAGATGCCAACAGCTTCACTCAGGAAAAAGAATTTGGAGCCAAGGTGAATGTACGTTTCCCGTTTTCTGTAATTGAGGGTCAAAAAGGAAGACTTCGTACTGGTGCACGAATTCGTTTGAAGGAAAAAGAAAGAGAAAATGACTTTTATACCTTCACCCCTACCAGCAGCATGGGAAGTCTTTTGTCTGTACCTACTCAATATCTTGACGGACACAACTTTCAACCGGGGAATTATGTTCCGGGAGCATTTGTAGATCCTGCGTATTTAGGAGGGTTAGATTTGTTTAATCCCGTTTTATTCAATGGAAAATCTAAGCCTTCAAAATTCCTTTCTAACAATTACAGTGCAAAAGAACAGATTTATGCAGGATATATCCGTTGGGACCAGGATTTCAATGATAAACTATCCATGATCGTGGGAGCACGTGTGGAAACTACCAAGATTGATTATACTGGAAACTACGTCATGAATGAAAGTAACCTGGTGGGAAAAATCAATAATACAAATACCTATACCAATGTACTTCCGAATATATCATTCAAGTATGTTCCGGTTCAGGACCTTGTATTACGTGCGGCATTTACCACTGCCCTTGCCCGTCCGAACTATTACTCGTTGGTTCCTTATCTTAATGTTATTTCAGAGGATGAGATTGTTTCAGCAGGAAATCCTAATCTGAAGGCAACTTACGCTTACAATTTTGATTTCATGGCAGAGAAGTACTTTAAATCAGTGGGAATTCTTTCGGGAGGTATTTTCTATAAAAATCTGAAAGACTTCATCTATACTTTTTCCCGAAGAAATTATACAGCAAATGACTTTGCAAATGATTTTGCAGGACAATCCAACCCGATTCCGGCTGGCGAGAGCAATTGGAAATTTACCCAGCAGCGCAATGGAGACAATGTAAGTATTTATGGTTTTGAAGTGGCTTTGCAGAGACAATTGGATTTCATCCCCGGGGCATTCTGGAAAGGTATGGGAATCTACGTCAACTATACTTATACCCATTCAAAAGCAAAGGGAATCACTAATGATGAAGGAATTGAAAGAACGGATGTAGGATTTCCGGGAGCAGCTCCTCACATGTTCAACGGATCGCTTTCATGGGAAAACAAGCGCTTCTCAGCAAGGGTTTCTATGAATTATGCTTCTCATTATATTGATGAGTTGGGTGGGAAAGCCTTTGATGACCGTTATTATGATAAACAGTTTTTTCTGGATGCTAATGCTTCCTACAAGATTACAAGCCAACTAAGAGTTTTCGCTGAAGCCAATAATCTTACAAACCAGCCGTTAAGATACTATCAGGGAATTCCAAGCAGAACCGCACAGGCAGAGTATTACAGACCACGATTTACCCTAGGAGTGAAATTCGACTTTTAA
- a CDS encoding DUF4236 domain-containing protein gives MTWSYKKRIKVIPGVHLNFSKRGVSTTIGVKGASINFGKSGTTLNTNVLGFSTRHKLSGSPSRSKPQQKTKPASFYPELPESHSHFLGENIFSADIHEITSQNMQGIKEAIILAQQQKEDLTSDLRKITRTLSATKAKKILSYLFLYGLIKKEIPKNSDRDIKAQQEAIKQTKEMIEKCYVNLKIDFDSEIKRKFEKLHESFKKLTTSQKIWDITSAHFQDRVAMRSSAGTIVSRREVNFALREIPYIKSDYQALYMKNANGADIYIYPTFIVMYTNESTFAIIGINELNFQQTYTRFTETSTVPRDSKIIGQTWAKVNKNGTRDKRFKSNYQIPVVRYGNIRLSTQTGLREEYEFSNYELSEEFGKAFKEFQSECR, from the coding sequence ATGACCTGGAGCTACAAAAAGAGAATTAAAGTAATCCCTGGAGTACATCTTAACTTCAGCAAAAGAGGAGTCTCTACCACTATCGGTGTGAAAGGAGCCAGTATTAATTTTGGCAAATCAGGAACAACTTTAAATACTAATGTACTTGGATTTTCTACCCGTCATAAATTATCTGGTTCTCCATCAAGATCAAAGCCTCAACAAAAAACTAAACCGGCATCCTTTTATCCAGAACTTCCCGAAAGCCATTCTCATTTTTTAGGCGAAAATATTTTCAGTGCTGATATCCATGAAATAACGAGCCAGAACATGCAGGGGATTAAAGAAGCTATTATTTTGGCCCAACAACAAAAAGAGGATCTGACTTCTGATCTCAGAAAAATTACAAGAACTCTTTCTGCAACAAAAGCCAAGAAGATCCTGAGTTATCTATTTCTTTATGGGCTGATAAAAAAAGAGATTCCAAAAAATTCTGATCGGGATATCAAAGCTCAGCAAGAAGCTATTAAACAAACCAAAGAGATGATTGAGAAATGCTATGTAAATCTCAAAATTGATTTTGACAGCGAGATCAAAAGAAAATTTGAAAAACTCCATGAATCTTTCAAAAAGCTTACCACCTCTCAAAAAATATGGGACATTACAAGCGCTCATTTCCAAGATAGAGTGGCAATGCGTTCTTCTGCAGGCACAATTGTAAGCAGAAGAGAAGTTAATTTTGCATTGAGAGAGATTCCTTATATAAAATCAGATTATCAGGCACTGTATATGAAAAATGCAAATGGAGCGGATATTTATATTTATCCAACATTTATTGTAATGTATACCAATGAAAGCACCTTTGCAATTATCGGAATCAATGAGCTGAATTTCCAACAGACGTATACCCGTTTTACAGAAACCTCAACGGTTCCCAGAGATTCTAAAATCATTGGCCAGACTTGGGCAAAAGTCAATAAAAATGGAACACGCGACAAAAGGTTCAAAAGTAATTATCAAATCCCGGTAGTTCGTTATGGAAATATAAGACTCTCTACCCAAACTGGGCTTCGTGAGGAATATGAATTCAGTAATTATGAGCTCTCTGAAGAATTTGGTAAAGCTTTTAAAGAATTTCAATCAGAATGCAGATGA